One segment of Ornithodoros turicata isolate Travis unplaced genomic scaffold, ASM3712646v1 Chromosome52, whole genome shotgun sequence DNA contains the following:
- the LOC135374263 gene encoding uncharacterized protein LOC135374263: MEDELVTDGGPVAVDARRRFHVVEFRDKSTYVISSSWVSHTVAGTYAHWPEGVSKLKINKLIRTHEGPKDTWTLHHIRILHTTDDADEAFDLLPAAEDTSNLEHDEEYRKKTRKTRKRVIIYSDEDDDEEEKQPARKKKKGSRHHTQIAPPPSLPPHLCSSLLNTEVSHVHTSTGNGTRAQQQHQRPSENSARPVFSGMNLCSSASQEHSGSVPCIPGVLSAFESIVPSPQCVPTLPLCEQHELSQARSRNPSHTAGILSAFENMSSSPCESSGDQHPSLSLQTQ, from the exons ATGGAAGACGAACTGGTGACTGACGGCGGGCCGGTTGCTGTGGACGCCAGAAGACG CTTCCACGTCGTGGAATTTCGCGACAAGAGCACATACGTTATCTCGTCCTCTTGGGTCAGTCATACAGTCGCTGGGACATACGCCCACTGGCCAGAAGGGGTATCCAAACTAAAGATCAACAAGCTCATCAGAACTCATGAAGGCCCAAAAGACACGTGGACTCTCCACCATATTCGCATTCTCCACACCACAG ATGATGCAGATGAGGCTTTCGATCTTCTCCCTGCTGCTGAGGACACCTCGAACTTAGAGCATGATGAAGAATACCGAAAAAAAACTCGGAAAACACGCAAGCGAGTTATAATATATAGTGACGAAGATGATGACGAGGAAGAGAAACAGCCAGcacggaaaaaaaagaaag GATCTCGCCACCACACACAAATAGCCCCACCTCCATCATTGCCACCCCATTTATGTAGCAGCCTCTTGAACACAG AAGTGTCACATGTCCACACAAGCACTGGAAATGGTACCCGTGCTCAACAGCAACACCAAAGACCTTCAGAGAATTCAGCAAGGCCTGTCTTTTCAGGGATGAATTTGTGCAGCAGCG CATCACAAGAGCACAGTGGCAGTGTACCATGCATACCAGGAGTGTTGTCAGCATTCGAGAGCATTGTTCCTTCCCCCCAGTGTGTGCCTACCCTACCATTATGTGAGCAACATGAAT TATCACAAGCACGCAGCAGGAATCCATCGCATACAGCAGGCATCTTGTCAGCATTTGAGAACATGTCTTCCTCACCATGTGAATCCTCAG GGGACCAGCACCCTAGCTTGTCCCTGCAGACCCAATAA
- the LOC135374267 gene encoding uncharacterized protein LOC135374267, protein MDEDYQYALDIFELFDCKNFGGYTHLYITLDAFTSATSCCGFECVDPSRWSGIDSVNIPHDSERDLKHVLELNTPLTKKLLLTCNDKECIVVHYALLALCESLEEQLMKIEDDLDLSSYPADHPLFNDEHANQMGVKKSLVPYDDKHYLVDAVDSFPYESSEYASENLEESPRASSSSGIEPCELPVAASSDATLTELVAAGPSRPCELPVAASSDATLTELVAAGPSRPCELPVAASSDATLTELVAAGPSRPCELPVAASSDATLTELVAAGPSRPCELPVAASSDAALTELVAAGPSRPCELPVAASSDATLTELVAAGPSRPCELPVAASSDATLTELVAAGPSRPCELPVAASSDATLTELVAAGPSRPCELPVAASSDATLTELVAAGPSRPCELPVAASSDATLTELVAAGPSRPCELPVAASSDATLTELVAAGPSRPCELPVAASSDATLTELVAAGPSRPCELPVAASSDATLTELVAAGPSRYAHVCPNALSTHLRIASHSASILYRPCELPVAASSDATLTELVAAGPSRYAHVCPNALSTHLRIASHSASILYRPCELPVAASSDATLTELVAAGPSRYAHVCPNALSTHLRIASHSASILYRPCELPVAASSDATLTELVAAGPSRYAHVCPNALSTHLRIASHSASILYRPCELPVAASSDATLTELVAAGPSRYAHVCPNALSTHLRIASHSASILYRPCELPVAASSDATLTELVAAGPSRYAHVCPNALSTHLRIASHSASILYRPCELPVAASSDATLTELVAAGPSRYAHVCPNALSTHLRIASHSASILYRPCELPVAASSDATLTELVAAGPSRYAHVCPNALSTHLRIASHSASILYRPCELPVAASSDATLTELVAAGPSRYAHVCPNALSTHLRIASHSASILYRPCELPVAASSDATLTELVAAGPSRPCELPVAASSDATLTELVAAGPSRYAHVCPNALSTHLRIIS, encoded by the exons atggacgaggactatcagtacgccctagacattttcgaattgttcgactGTAAGAACTTCGGCGGTTACACGCACCTCTACATCACGCTCGACGCCTTCAcctctgcgacgtcgtgct gtggttttgagtgcgttgatccttcgaggtggagcgggATCGATTCtgtcaacattcctcacgattcggaa CGAGACTTAAAACACGTGTTGGAGCTGAACACCCCTctcacaaagaaactcttgctgacgtgcaatgacaaagaatgcatcgtcgttcattatgcattgctcgctct gtgtgaaagcctggaagagcagctgatgaaaattgaGGACGACTTGGATCTGTCCTCCTACCCCgcggaccacccacttttcaacgacgagcacgcgaatcagatggg agtcaagaagagcttggtcccctacgacgacaagcacTATCTTGTGGATGCCGTGGACTCCTTCCCTTATGAAAGCAGCGAATACG catcggaaaaccTGGAAGAGAGCCCCagagcgtcgtcgtcgtcagggATCGA GCCCTGTGAGCTCCCTGTTGCTGCCTCCTCTGATGCCACTCTGACCGAGCTCGTGGCTGCCGGTCCTTCAAG GCCCTGTGAGCTCCCTGTTGCTGCCTCCTCTGATGCCACTCTGACCGAGCTCGTGGCTGCCGGTCCTTCAAG GCCCTGTGAGCTCCCTGTTGCTGCCTCCTCTGATGCCACTCTGACCGAGCTCGTGGCTGCCGGTCCTTCAAG GCCCTGTGAGCTCCCTGTTGCTGCCTCCTCTGATGCCACTCTGACCGAGCTCGTGGCTGCCGGTCCTTCAAG GCCCTGTGAGCTCCCTGTTGCTGCCTCCTCTGATGCCGCTCTGACCGAGCTCGTGGCTGCCGGTCCTTCAAG GCCCTGTGAGCTCCCTGTTGCTGCCTCCTCTGATGCCACTCTGACCGAGCTCGTGGCTGCCGGTCCTTCAAG GCCCTGTGAGCTCCCTGTTGCTGCCTCCTCTGATGCCACTCTGACCGAGCTCGTGGCTGCCGGTCCTTCAAG GCCCTGTGAGCTCCCTGTTGCTGCCTCCTCTGATGCCACTCTGACCGAGCTCGTGGCTGCCGGTCCTTCAAG GCCCTGTGAGCTCCCTGTTGCTGCCTCCTCTGATGCCACTCTGACCGAGCTCGTGGCTGCCGGTCCTTCAAG GCCCTGTGAGCTCCCTGTTGCTGCCTCCTCTGATGCCACTCTGACCGAGCTCGTGGCTGCCGGTCCTTCAAG GCCCTGTGAGCTCCCTGTTGCTGCCTCCTCTGATGCCACTCTGACCGAGCTCGTGGCTGCCGGTCCTTCAAG GCCCTGTGAGCTCCCTGTTGCTGCCTCCTCTGATGCCACTCTGACCGAGCTCGTGGCTGCCGGTCCTTCAAG GCCCTGTGAGCTCCCTGTTGCTGCCTCCTCTGATGCCACTCTGACCGAGCTCGTGGCTGCCGGTCCTTCAAGGTACGCACATGTTTGCCCAAACGCACTTTCCACTCATCTAAGAATAGCGTCTCATAGTGCATCTATTCTCTATAGGCCCTGTGAGCTCCCTGTTGCTGCCTCCTCTGATGCCACTCTGACCGAGCTCGTGGCTGCCGGTCCTTCAAGGTACGCACATGTTTGCCCAAACGCACTTTCCACTCATCTAAGAATAGCGTCTCATAGTGCATCTATTCTCTATAGGCCCTGTGAGCTCCCTGTTGCTGCCTCCTCTGATGCCACTCTGACCGAGCTCGTGGCTGCCGGTCCTTCAAGGTACGCACATGTTTGCCCAAACGCACTTTCCACTCATCTAAGAATAGCGTCTCATAGTGCATCTATTCTCTATAGGCCCTGTGAGCTCCCTGTTGCTGCCTCCTCTGATGCCACTCTGACCGAGCTCGTGGCTGCCGGTCCTTCAAGGTACGCACATGTTTGCCCAAACGCACTTTCCACTCATCTAAGAATAGCGTCTCATAGTGCATCTATTCTCTATAGGCCCTGTGAGCTCCCTGTTGCTGCCTCCTCTGATGCCACTCTGACCGAGCTCGTGGCTGCCGGTCCTTCAAGGTACGCACATGTTTGCCCAAACGCACTTTCCACTCATCTAAGAATAGCGTCTCATAGTGCATCTATTCTCTATAGGCCCTGTGAGCTCCCTGTTGCTGCCTCCTCTGATGCCACTCTGACCGAGCTCGTGGCTGCCGGTCCTTCAAGGTACGCACATGTTTGCCCAAACGCACTTTCCACTCATCTAAGAATAGCGTCTCATAGTGCATCTATTCTCTATAGGCCCTGTGAGCTCCCTGTTGCTGCCTCCTCTGATGCCACTCTGACCGAGCTCGTGGCTGCCGGTCCTTCAAGGTACGCACATGTTTGCCCAAACGCACTTTCCACTCATCTAAGAATAGCGTCTCATAGTGCATCTATTCTCTATAGGCCCTGTGAGCTCCCTGTTGCTGCCTCCTCTGATGCCACTCTGACCGAGCTCGTGGCTGCCGGTCCTTCAAGGTACGCACATGTTTGCCCAAACGCACTTTCCACTCATCTAAGAATAGCGTCTCATAGTGCATCTATTCTCTATAGGCCCTGTGAGCTCCCTGTTGCTGCCTCCTCTGATGCCACTCTGACCGAGCTCGTGGCTGCCGGTCCTTCAAGGTACGCACATGTTTGCCCAAACGCACTTTCCACTCATCTAAGAATAGCGTCTCATAGTGCATCTATTCTCTATAGGCCCTGTGAGCTCCCTGTTGCTGCCTCCTCTGATGCCACTCTGACCGAGCTCGTGGCTGCCGGTCCTTCAAG GCCCTGTGAGCTCCCTGTTGCTGCCTCCTCTGATGCCACTCTGACCGAGCTCGTGGCTGCCGGTCCTTCAAGGTACGCACATGTTTGCCCAAACGCACTTTCCACTCATCTGAGAATAATCTCATAG